In the Acidimicrobiia bacterium genome, CCCCGCCGTCGCGCCGGCGCCGTGACCGCCGTGCGAGCCGAGAGAACGCCATCGCCACTCCGAGACCGACCGTCGCGGCCACGGTATCGCGGCGCCGAGCCGGCGGCGCCGCCCGTCACCCGTCGGGGTGGTGGCGCATCCCGGCCCGCTCGCCCCGAGCCACGAACTTCGTGGCCATCTTGCGGCTGGCCTCGTCGATCATCTCGTCGCCGAACATCACCGCACCGCGGCGGTCGCCGGCGGTGGTTGTCGCGGCCCGGTAGGCCTCGAGGATGTCCCCCGCCCGGTCGAACTGCTCCTGGGTGGGCGTGTACACCTCGTTGATGACCTTCACCTGGTCGGGGTGCAGCGCCCACTTCCCGTCGTACCCGAGGATCCGGGTGCGGTTCGAGTAGTCGCGCAGGCCGTCGAGGTCGCGGATCTTCAGGTACGGGCCGTCGATGACCTGCAGCCCGTTGGCCCGCCCCGCCATGAGGATCTTCGAGAACACGTAGTGGAAGTGGTCCCCGGGGTACTCCGGGATCTGCACCCCGCCGGTCAGCACCGGCATCTCGGTGGACGCGGCGAAGTCGGCGGGCCCGAACACGATGGTCTCGAGGCGGGTCGACGCGCCGCAGATCTCCTCGACGTTGATGAGGCCCCGGGCCGTCTCGATCTGGGGCTCGATCCCGACCCAGCCCTTGCGGCCGGTCGTCTCCTCGATCTGGGTGAGCAGCAGGTCGAGGGCGCGGATCTCCGCCGCCGACTGGACCTTCGGCAGCATCACCTCGTCGAGGCGCTCCGACGCGTTCTCGACCACGTGCACGACGTCGCGGTAGGTCCACCGGGTGTCCCAGGCGTTGACCCGAACACAGAGGACCACGTCGCCCCAGTCCTGCTCGTTGATGGCCTTCACGACGTTGTCGCGCGCCGCCTCCTTCTCCAAGGGCGCGACCGAGTCCTCGAGGTCGAGGAAGACCATGTCGGCGCCGAGCCCCGGCGCCTTCGCGAGCATCTTCGGGCTCGAGCCGGGCACCGAGAGGCACGAGCGGCGGGGCAGGGTTCGAGAGCGCTCGGACATGCGCAAACGGTACCCTCGCCGGCGTGGCGACAGCCGGCCCGACGCTGACGCTGCGCGAGCTCGCCGACGGCGTGTACGCGTGGGTGCAGCCCGGCGGTGAGACCGGTGTGAGCAACGCCGGCGTCGTCGTCGAGGACGACGGGGTCACCGTCATCGACACGCTGATGGTGCGCTCGCAGTGGGAGCCGTTCGCCGCCGCGGTGCGGGCGTTGGGCCGCCCGGTGCGCCGGGTCGTGCTCACGCACGCGCACATCGACCACGTCGGTGGGACGAGGGCCTTCCCCCACGCGGCCGTGTACGCCACCCCGGGGACGAGCGCGCTCTTGGACCAGGCCATGCCGGTCGAGGCCTACAAGGCGTTCATGCCCGCCTTCGACGAGGAGTTCGACGACCTGGCCGAGACCGGGACCCGACCGGTCACCCACGAGGTCGACGGGGCCGCCAACCTCACGGCCCGGGTCGAGCTGCTCCCGGCGTCGGGGCACACGCCGTCCGACCTCTTGGTGCTCGTCGCCGACGCCGACGTGTGCTTCACCGGGGACCTCTGCTTCTTCGGCGTGACGCCGCTCGCCTTCCAGGGCGACCCCGCGGGCTGGGCCGACGTGCTCGACGCCGTGATCGAGCTCGCCGACATCCTCGTGCCGGGCCACGGCCCGGTCGGCGGCGAGGCCGAGGCCCGGGCCCTCCAGGCCTACCTCCGCCACTGCGTCGCGGGGTCCATCCCGCCGGGCCCGTGGGACGGCTGGGCCGAGCGGGCCGAGCGCGACCCGATCAACGTGGAGCGCGCGGCGCTGCTCGCGGCCGGGCGCGACGAGGTGCCGCCGTCGATGCTGCGCGCCACCGGGCAGGCCTGAGCCCCGGGGCCCGCGCCGCCCGGCCCGGGCCGGCTCAGCGCACGTGGGCGCGGAGGAACTCGATCGTGCGTCGCCACGCCGGGTCGGGGTGATCGGGGTCGGGGTCGGTGAAGAACTCGACCGCCGGGCCGAGCGCCCGCAGCTGCTCCTCGAGGGCGTGGACCGCCGCCGCGGCGCGCTCGTCGTCGCCGGCGGCGTGGCCCTGCACCGGCGCGGCCAGCCTCGAGTAGTCGGGCTGGGCCGCCGGCCAGGGGAGGAGCCCGTCGGACAGCACCACGGCCGCGACCGCGTCGGGGCGGAGGGTGGCCAGCCAGAGGGCCAGGCCGCCGCCCATGCCGGAGCCGACGACGCCCACCCGCCGGGAGGTGACGGCGTCGCTCGCGACGAGGTCGTCGACGGCACCCGCCATGTCCTTCGCGGCGCGCTCGACGTTCAGGGCCATGATCAGCGCGCGGGCCTCGTCGGGCTCGGTGGTCGTGGCGCCGCGGTACAGGTCGGGGACCAGCGCCGTGAACCCCTCGTCGGCGAAGCGGTCGGCGACGGCTCGGATCTGGTCGTCCAGGCCCCACCACGCCTGGATCACGACCACCCCGGGCCCCGAGCCGGCGTCGGGGACGGCCCGGTAGCCGGCGCGGCGCGGTCCGTCGCTCGGGACGCTGACGTCGGACCCGGGCATCGCCGCAATCCCCTCGCCGGCGTGGTCGCCCCCGCGCGCAGACGCTACCTTCCTGCCCGGCAGGAGGACCGTGGCGAAGAACCCTGACCCCACGTTGAAGCTCTCGACCAGCCGCGGGGTCACCCGGACGGTCGACGACTGGACCACGATGTTCCACCTCTGCCTGGTGGTGCTGCCCGGGCGGCCGGAGGGCGCGGCGTGGGTCCCGGTGGCGGAGCGGATCTTCGCCACCCTCGGCGACGCCGACTGTCGCTGCGCCTTCGTCGTGACCGGGGGGGAGCTGGTCGCCCGGCGGCTCCTCGGCGAGGTCGAGGGGCGCGTGATGACCTTCGTCGACCCCGAGTCGGCCTTCGTGCGCAGCCTGGGGCTCGAGCGGCTCCCGGCGTTCGTGCACCTGCGCCAGGACACCGCGCTCGTCACCGCCGCCGAGGGCTGGGACCCGCGCGAGTGGCAGCGCGTGGCCCGCGCCGTCGGCGAGGCGATGGCCTGGACCGTCCCCGAGGTGGCCGGCCCCGGCGACCCCCGCCCGACCCCCGGCTGGCCAATTTCGGGCCTCTGACCTGCGACGACGCGGCCCAGTTCCTACGATCCTGGCCTTGGCGGGTGGGGTTGTCTAGGGTGCTGCGAAGCCCGGACGTCATCGTTCACGGATGACGGACGGGCCTCGTTGCAAAGCCGCTGCCCCCGAGCGAGCGAGCCGCCCCGAATGACCCGCCTGCACCGACGCCAGCGTGCTTTGCTCCTGGCTCTCGTCATCGGTGCGGCGGCGGCGTCGACGTTCACGGTCGGCGGGGCCGGGGCGACGCCGCTCAGCGACCAGCAGGCGCAGGCGGCCGCGCTCGAGGCGCAGATCAACGCCAACGCGGTGAAGCTCGACGCGCTGAACGAGCAGGTGAGGGCGGCCCAGTACCAGCTCGACCAGGCCAACGCGACGATCGCCGACGCCACGACGCGCATCGCGGCGGCGAAGGCCCAGGCCGACCGGCTGCAGGCGATGGTCGAGCAGCGGGCCGTCGCCATCTACCAGCGCGCCGCCAACGGCGCCGACTCGGGCCTCTTCAACGTCGACCCGACCGAGCTGGCGAGCAGCCAGAAGTACACCGCCGCCGCCAGCGGCCAGGACAACACCCTCGTCGACCAGCTGAAGGAGGCCCGGACCATCCTCGGCTCCCGCGAGCGGGACGCCGAGCACGCCAAGGCCGCGGCCGAGAGCCAGAAGGCGCAGGTGCAGGCCGCCGAGTCCAGCTTCCAGGCCACGAACAGCCAGTACCAGGGCCTGCTCAGCCAGGTGAAGGGCACCATCGCCACCCTGGTGGCCCAGGACCAGGCCGCCCGGGTGGCCCAGCAGGCTCCGCACGGCGGCGGCGGCAACGGCGGCGGCGGCCCGGCCTTCGACCCGAGCAAGGTCCCGCCGGCCAGCGGCCGGGGCGGCGTGGCGGTGTCGTTCGCGGCGCAGCAGCTCGGCAAGCCGTACTGCTACGCCGGCGCCGGGCCCTCCTGCTACGACTGCTCGGGGCTCACGATGGCGGCCTGGGGCGCCGCCGGCGTGGGCCTGCCCCACAACTCCGAGGCCCAGGCCGGCATGCTCCCCCACGTGCCGCTCGGCGCC is a window encoding:
- a CDS encoding alpha/beta fold hydrolase, giving the protein MPGSDVSVPSDGPRRAGYRAVPDAGSGPGVVVIQAWWGLDDQIRAVADRFADEGFTALVPDLYRGATTTEPDEARALIMALNVERAAKDMAGAVDDLVASDAVTSRRVGVVGSGMGGGLALWLATLRPDAVAAVVLSDGLLPWPAAQPDYSRLAAPVQGHAAGDDERAAAAVHALEEQLRALGPAVEFFTDPDPDHPDPAWRRTIEFLRAHVR
- a CDS encoding MBL fold metallo-hydrolase, yielding MATAGPTLTLRELADGVYAWVQPGGETGVSNAGVVVEDDGVTVIDTLMVRSQWEPFAAAVRALGRPVRRVVLTHAHIDHVGGTRAFPHAAVYATPGTSALLDQAMPVEAYKAFMPAFDEEFDDLAETGTRPVTHEVDGAANLTARVELLPASGHTPSDLLVLVADADVCFTGDLCFFGVTPLAFQGDPAGWADVLDAVIELADILVPGHGPVGGEAEARALQAYLRHCVAGSIPPGPWDGWAERAERDPINVERAALLAAGRDEVPPSMLRATGQA
- a CDS encoding CoA ester lyase, producing MSERSRTLPRRSCLSVPGSSPKMLAKAPGLGADMVFLDLEDSVAPLEKEAARDNVVKAINEQDWGDVVLCVRVNAWDTRWTYRDVVHVVENASERLDEVMLPKVQSAAEIRALDLLLTQIEETTGRKGWVGIEPQIETARGLINVEEICGASTRLETIVFGPADFAASTEMPVLTGGVQIPEYPGDHFHYVFSKILMAGRANGLQVIDGPYLKIRDLDGLRDYSNRTRILGYDGKWALHPDQVKVINEVYTPTQEQFDRAGDILEAYRAATTTAGDRRGAVMFGDEMIDEASRKMATKFVARGERAGMRHHPDG
- a CDS encoding NlpC/P60 family protein; amino-acid sequence: MTRLHRRQRALLLALVIGAAAASTFTVGGAGATPLSDQQAQAAALEAQINANAVKLDALNEQVRAAQYQLDQANATIADATTRIAAAKAQADRLQAMVEQRAVAIYQRAANGADSGLFNVDPTELASSQKYTAAASGQDNTLVDQLKEARTILGSRERDAEHAKAAAESQKAQVQAAESSFQATNSQYQGLLSQVKGTIATLVAQDQAARVAQQAPHGGGGNGGGGPAFDPSKVPPASGRGGVAVSFAAQQLGKPYCYAGAGPSCYDCSGLTMAAWGAAGVGLPHNSEAQAGMLPHVPLGAMAAGDIAYTSGHVGIYVGGGAVIHAPHTGDVVRYIDAGYFAYGLRP